The uncultured Carboxylicivirga sp. genomic interval TCTTTTAAAGGTAAGTTAATCCAGTATATTGGCCGAGTACAGCGTTCTGAAGTTACACCAACTATTTACGATTACAGGGATTATAAAATTGAGTACCTGAATAAGATGTTCCTTAAAAGAAATGCGCATTACAGAAAGATTGAAAAGCTACGTTCTCTATTTGATGATATAGATAATCAACAAGATCCCCAACCTACAGTTAATGAAATAAGAGAAAAGGTAAAACTCAAATTCGATGATTTAGAATTTCATTATGGCTGTGTTCTTTTTAACTATGTTGACAAAGAAACAGGAGAACTCATTGAATTCTCAATTGACAATGATACTATCAGACCGGAATTCAGTATTCTAAAATCATATTTTGCCAAGCAGTTAAATATCAAAAATATCGAAGCTGCTATTTATGCTGAGTTTAAAGATGGTAGATTAATTGCGCAGGATGCCACATCAACAGATATTGACCGAATTAATTCAGAAATAATAGACGGTGTTAAATTTCAATTCTTAAACAAGTATATTTTTGGTTCTAAGAGGACTAACAAACCAAATATTGTTGATTTAAAAGATTTACAAGAAGGAAACACCCTTTATAATTCTGAAGAAGAATTAATCAACGAGATACTTAAAGATGAATCGGTTAAACATTACAGACAAATTAAATACTTGTTAAAGCACCATCTTTCTAACATCCTAAAAATTAGATTTATTCTATCTCCCTTTTCCTTTGTATTCCTGGTAAAAGGCGAAGGGAAATATCACATAGTGGTAGAAACGCTAAATACAGAAGAAGCCACTTATATTTGGCACATTGATAAATCCAATTTAAATGAACGTCTCAACTCAATAAATAAAGACTTAAACATTATCCGAAACAAGGGCCGTCAGTTCTTTATTGAACATCAACCGGAAAACTTTAGCAGGATATTTCATGATTATTCAGATGATAAAAAGGGGTTTATAACATGGAAGGGACAGCTGGAAGAGAGGTTGTTGTAATCTATAAGTTTTTTTATCCTATTATTAGTATTTTTGATTAGCACTCAATCGCACACATTACTAATCGATACCTGAATGAAGATTCCTATAGAAGAAATTATAAAAAACATTTCGGATCAGTTAAGATCACTACAACAAGACATAAAGAAACGTTATTCAACAGGCGACACATCAATAGCCTGGATAGCGGAACTGCATATACAACAACTTTTAAACATTATATTTGAAGCAGAATATAAGCTTTATAATCTAAATTATAAGAAGCCAAATTATCCATCTGTTGATTTAGCGGATTCTATCAACGGCATTGCCTGGCAAATCACAGTAACAAACGATAAGAAAGGAGTAAAAAGTAAAATTAAACATACACTTGAAACCTTCATTAAGAATAGAGACAAAGATGAATATCCAGATCTTAGGAACATTAAAAAACTTCACCTTTTTATTGCCTCAGGCATACCTTCCGAATTAACTGGTAATGACATTCCTCTCAATGTTAAAACAGAAAAAGGACAAATAGATATTGAAAAAAGCTTGTTTGATTACGAGCACATTTGGGATTTCAATAAACTAATTGTTAAAATACTACAAATTGACAATACCGTAACTCTTACAAAAATAGAACAAGCTATAACTGGCATAATAAACCGTCCGCATCAGTATCCTTATCCTTTTAATCTTGACTATATACCCAGAACTATTTCATCCGGTATCGAGTATAGAAAAGATTTTACATTAGAGTCTTTTAATGCTAAAACGAAACACATTGCTATACTAGCAAACGCTGGCGAAGGCAAAACAACCTTTATAGATCATTTAGCAAACCAACTTGCTCTTGATGAAAATGTATTGTGTATCAAAGTTCGACTTATTGCCTACGTCAACAGTCTAACAGAGCTAATTAATACAGAATGTAAAAATTGGAAATACTGTTACAAAAGCATTAAGCTTGTAATTATTTTTGATGGCCTAGACGAGGTTGACAATAGTCAGTTCGACAAAGTCTACAAGGAAATTAACAACTTCATTAGGAGCAATCACAATATCAATGTAATTACCTCATGTAGAACAAACTTCTTCCCTCTAGAAGTTAATGATGATCGTAACAACGACTTTCCATCCAAAATATATTTCCTTGATAAAATTTCTGAAGACAATAGAGTAGATTTTATTAGATCCAAACTTGGCGCAGATACTGATTTTTTTTTATCTACTCTTACTAATTCAGGCCTTAAGACCTTAATTGAAACACCTTTTTTCTTAGTAGAACTACTTACAATATTCTTAAGTGATAAAATACTACCAGAATCTAGAATTGACTTTTTACAGAAGCTAGTTAAAAGACAATTCTTATATGAAAACCAAAAGGTTGGCACAATAAAAAGCTTCATAAAAAACAATAAGGCTAAAATTGATAATGAATTTAAAAAGCTAGCTTTCTTTATGCAATATTCAGGAGTTAATAAACTCAAAGATGAAGAATTACAAGAATTGATCCCTGAAACCCTGCTTCTTGATTCCTTAAAGCGGATACTACTAGAACCTATCAACGAAACCTGTGATACATGGCGTTTTAAGCACAACAACTTCATGGAATATTACGCTGCTTTGTGCCTTAAAGAGGTAGATTGGAATACACTTAAATCGACAATTCTAATTCCAAACCATCACAAACTACGGCCTAGATGGTTAAACACTGTATCATTCTATTTTACACTAGCTGACGAAGATGACTTAAGCTTTAAAGAACTTTCAGAATGGCTAATACAGTATGATAATAATTCATTAGTAAAATTTGAAGCAGATAAAATACCGTTTTCAGCTAAAAATATCGTTCTTGAAAAACTAATCCAAAAGCATAAGGATGATAAGTTAAGAATTTGGGGTGATGGCTATACTATCAATGACCTTTCACGATTTATTGACATCAATAATAACAATAGAGCTCTTGAACTTTTATTGTCCTACCTAAAACCTGATGATATTTGTGAAGATCTTAAAATTGATATCATTGAAATTGTTAACACCAGAGATAACATATCTCCATATAAAAAAACAATTACAGATTTATACTCATCATTATATCCTGTATACTACAAAACATCAATTGGTTCTAGAGTTATTGAAGGGTTACATAAATGGAAGATAAATATCTCCAACATAATCAACACCTTAACCCAAAGCACAATAGAGCTTCAAAAAGTAAGTAGTCTATCCATTTTTATTGATTATTTGGGTGATGTAGAAAACAATACTTTAAGCGCCACTTTCTTAATCAATACATTGGATGCTGTTTTAAATGAAGATTCCTACGGTACAATTTATTATTACCCCAAATTGATTAAGCAGATCAAATCTGCACCTCTTTTAAATGAGTTTCTTCTTGAGCTAATGGAATTTAAGAATGGGCGATCAGAATATAAAATATGGGATAAAGAAGAAAATTGGAAAGACCTATTTAGCATTATTAACAAGAAGGCATTTGAATTATTTGAAAATGAAAAAGAGTATCAGAACACCTATATCAAGGTCATAAATTATTTGGGGAGTAAACTAAGTTATTTTAGCAGAGATTTATCTCTTATTCTGCATCTAAAACCATACCTAATTAGGTTAAATGATAACGATAACTTATTTGAACTCTATCTGAGAGAAGCAGCCAATAGTAATGAATGGGATAAAGCACATTTTTGTATTCCTGCCATGCTTTATGAACCTGAAAGAATCATAAGTATTTTTGACCTTTACGACTCTAAAGACATAGATGACAGGAAGGTATTTAGGTTTGGGAATGCATTAAAAGCATTTGATCAAGATTTATATGATCAATTTTATTCTTCGTTAAATGTCAGATACAACAATGCATTTGTTCCTAAACCAGATCCATGGAAAGTGCAAAGGAAAGAGAAGAGAAAGCTTAAATTGGAATTACTACTTGACAAACAAAGATTTATTACGTATTTGAAACAAGTTTTTAATGACTTTAATGATCCGATCACTTATGATGCTATTCATCAAATGGAATACTATGATCATGAAAGACCTTTAGCCCCTCACCTTGAAATAGTATTAAACCTTCTAAGGGATTTTATTAAAAAAGATAGCTCAGAAAACAAAGATCATATTCTCTCAACTATCGAAAAAGAAGAAAACTGGAAATGGTATCAATTAAACTATTACTTTAATTACGCCGCAAGTACTTCAAAAAATAAGATTCCAAAAGAAAACCTGGATTGGATTATAACATGGTGTACAGAAACTGAAAAAAATGTAAATTTTGATAATCCAATAACATGGCATGGAAATCAAAGTTATTCAATCAACAATTTATTTAGGTATTATGTAGTTTTGACAATATTCACTCGAATTCCTCCAGAAAATGCTGAAAATTGCAATAAATTAGTTCGATTCATAGGATATTTTA includes:
- a CDS encoding SMEK domain-containing protein, translating into MKIPIEEIIKNISDQLRSLQQDIKKRYSTGDTSIAWIAELHIQQLLNIIFEAEYKLYNLNYKKPNYPSVDLADSINGIAWQITVTNDKKGVKSKIKHTLETFIKNRDKDEYPDLRNIKKLHLFIASGIPSELTGNDIPLNVKTEKGQIDIEKSLFDYEHIWDFNKLIVKILQIDNTVTLTKIEQAITGIINRPHQYPYPFNLDYIPRTISSGIEYRKDFTLESFNAKTKHIAILANAGEGKTTFIDHLANQLALDENVLCIKVRLIAYVNSLTELINTECKNWKYCYKSIKLVIIFDGLDEVDNSQFDKVYKEINNFIRSNHNINVITSCRTNFFPLEVNDDRNNDFPSKIYFLDKISEDNRVDFIRSKLGADTDFFLSTLTNSGLKTLIETPFFLVELLTIFLSDKILPESRIDFLQKLVKRQFLYENQKVGTIKSFIKNNKAKIDNEFKKLAFFMQYSGVNKLKDEELQELIPETLLLDSLKRILLEPINETCDTWRFKHNNFMEYYAALCLKEVDWNTLKSTILIPNHHKLRPRWLNTVSFYFTLADEDDLSFKELSEWLIQYDNNSLVKFEADKIPFSAKNIVLEKLIQKHKDDKLRIWGDGYTINDLSRFIDINNNNRALELLLSYLKPDDICEDLKIDIIEIVNTRDNISPYKKTITDLYSSLYPVYYKTSIGSRVIEGLHKWKINISNIINTLTQSTIELQKVSSLSIFIDYLGDVENNTLSATFLINTLDAVLNEDSYGTIYYYPKLIKQIKSAPLLNEFLLELMEFKNGRSEYKIWDKEENWKDLFSIINKKAFELFENEKEYQNTYIKVINYLGSKLSYFSRDLSLILHLKPYLIRLNDNDNLFELYLREAANSNEWDKAHFCIPAMLYEPERIISIFDLYDSKDIDDRKVFRFGNALKAFDQDLYDQFYSSLNVRYNNAFVPKPDPWKVQRKEKRKLKLELLLDKQRFITYLKQVFNDFNDPITYDAIHQMEYYDHERPLAPHLEIVLNLLRDFIKKDSSENKDHILSTIEKEENWKWYQLNYYFNYAASTSKNKIPKENLDWIITWCTETEKNVNFDNPITWHGNQSYSINNLFRYYVVLTIFTRIPPENAENCNKLVRFIGYFNEFALRNNDEEKYSLGTLLINKIGRNAFNKQLLANLKAGIYDSISLQEYIKYLEDHSEITNQEVLLPYLTNSQVEYYLRNRIFKLYINIGGVYSKEILGYLDLIELNNHIDWEVVDFILQSNPSTVTQWLKEKMNPLEIDINYVTIRLLPYEPEQALSMYLEEFKKRQTALSDRFHENGNFLEQIKVREINPSLLYDFLCELLIISVGKEFKNNDRSNFIPSIFNRLFELFKEGLIDDLILKVEELLASVKFNGANEENIRNIIYWQKDFTKKCHIELDKKVSFRRANRDLKLLLPELYK